The Solibacillus sp. FSL W7-1436 genome window below encodes:
- a CDS encoding SMP-30/gluconolactonase/LRE family protein, with protein sequence MKICGKYRAKFADGPIWHRAYGVIWLDIANKKIITFKPETEKEDVYDAMGWIQSIIPTTDGQFIGVYKDGLYLINFKLGLKKPFVLPPDLSEIHFLNDSKCGPDGRLWVGSSDGFFKKFKETPQTAFSNYPFENAKLISIDAEGKIQTHLSKVAISNGLEWDRKTNKFYHIDSSKHAIFQYELAESGQLLFEKVVYTFKMDEGYPAGMTIDSEGNLYVTLFKSGLMAKTSKEQTRVVCIDPQEQHIKEEFIIPVSHITSCTIGGKNLDQLYVTTAYEALPEAQVKEEPLAGYLLQFPIKAKGVLPYEFMLAKSGSDSSNSVIFY encoded by the coding sequence ATGAAGATTTGTGGGAAATACCGCGCGAAATTTGCAGACGGTCCAATCTGGCATCGGGCATACGGTGTAATTTGGCTTGATATTGCGAATAAAAAAATCATCACATTCAAACCGGAAACGGAAAAAGAAGATGTGTACGATGCTATGGGATGGATTCAATCAATCATCCCGACTACAGATGGTCAGTTTATTGGAGTTTATAAAGACGGCCTCTATTTAATCAATTTTAAATTAGGTCTGAAAAAACCATTTGTTTTGCCGCCGGATCTGTCTGAAATACATTTTTTAAACGATTCTAAATGTGGACCGGATGGACGACTATGGGTAGGCTCTTCAGATGGTTTTTTTAAGAAATTCAAAGAAACACCTCAAACCGCATTTTCCAACTATCCATTCGAAAATGCAAAGTTGATTTCCATCGATGCAGAAGGCAAAATTCAGACACATTTATCAAAAGTCGCGATATCGAATGGTTTGGAGTGGGATCGCAAAACAAATAAATTTTATCATATCGATTCGTCGAAACACGCAATCTTTCAATATGAATTAGCTGAAAGCGGACAGCTGCTATTTGAAAAGGTTGTTTATACTTTCAAAATGGACGAAGGGTATCCTGCTGGCATGACGATCGATAGTGAAGGCAATTTATATGTAACTTTATTTAAAAGTGGTCTAATGGCAAAAACGAGTAAGGAACAAACCCGTGTTGTATGTATCGATCCACAGGAACAGCACATTAAAGAAGAATTCATAATTCCTGTTTCCCATATCACTTCCTGCACAATCGGCGGGAAAAATTTGGACCAACTATATGTTACAACTGCCTATGAAGCATTGCCGGAAGCACAGGTTAAAGAGGAACCGCTAGCAGGGTATTTACTGCAGTTTCCGATAAAAGCGAAAGGTGTATTACCTTATGAATTTATGCTGGCGAAAAGCGGAAGTGATTCTTCAAATTCGGTAATTTTTTACTAA
- a CDS encoding VOC family protein, whose translation MAPEIAKLGHVALVSTDLEKSLVFFKEIIGLEETTEIDGVHYLRAYSDFQHHTLSVEAGESPHVKHIGWRTKTADCVQGFKELLEEEGIDVQEYPKGTTPGIGDSIRFQLPSGHTFELYYDVEKSKAESDKASILKNQVYKSWNKGISPRRFDHVNIHTTTDVDESYEFLMEVLGFNMREYVRGDDGILAGWMSVTPLVHDVAMIKKETLPTPARLHHISYWLDDTQDILRAADILKENNLPFIGPGKHGVSQAIYLYVMDPGSGCRVELFSGGYLIFEPDWEPVEWTLEERALSNTYWGDSVQDKDLNNITIEAR comes from the coding sequence TTGGCACCAGAAATTGCTAAATTAGGCCATGTTGCTTTAGTGTCAACAGATTTGGAAAAGTCATTAGTTTTCTTTAAAGAGATTATTGGATTGGAAGAAACAACGGAAATTGACGGTGTTCACTATTTGCGTGCCTACAGTGATTTCCAGCATCATACATTGAGCGTTGAAGCCGGTGAAAGTCCCCACGTCAAACATATCGGCTGGCGTACAAAAACAGCTGATTGTGTTCAAGGCTTCAAAGAACTTTTAGAAGAGGAAGGGATAGATGTTCAGGAATATCCAAAAGGCACCACACCGGGCATTGGTGATTCGATCCGCTTTCAATTACCGAGCGGCCATACATTTGAACTCTATTATGACGTTGAAAAATCAAAAGCTGAATCGGATAAAGCTTCGATTCTGAAGAACCAAGTATATAAATCATGGAATAAAGGGATTTCGCCTCGTCGATTTGATCATGTAAACATCCATACGACGACAGATGTAGATGAATCCTATGAATTTTTAATGGAAGTGCTCGGTTTCAATATGCGTGAATATGTACGCGGCGATGACGGCATTTTGGCAGGCTGGATGAGTGTGACACCCCTTGTGCATGATGTGGCGATGATAAAAAAGGAAACGCTTCCAACACCGGCCCGTCTGCACCACATCTCGTACTGGCTGGATGATACACAGGACATACTACGTGCTGCAGATATTTTAAAAGAAAACAATCTGCCGTTTATCGGTCCAGGTAAACATGGTGTATCTCAGGCAATCTATTTATATGTAATGGATCCCGGAAGTGGTTGCCGTGTGGAATTATTCTCGGGCGGTTACTTAATATTCGAACCGGATTGGGAACCGGTAGAGTGGACATTGGAAGAACGTGCCTTGAGTAATACATATTGGGGCGACAGTGTGCAGGATAAAGACTTAAATAATATTACGATTGAAGCAAGGTGA
- a CDS encoding FAD synthetase family protein produces MKTIIVNEKNLPIVQQNSEPAVMALGFFDGVHKGHQHVILAARKKAQKKGLKLAVMSFFPHPKTVFSNEEVDYLMPMEKKAERFRSLGVDLFYIVDFTKSFAALLPKEFVQQYLMGLQVQYAVAGFDYTYGAKGAGSIATIQSDSDSKIIVDVVKRFAISGEKVSSTCIREKLKRGYVEEVTALLGKPYSVQYSMKYGLHDYYTLPQCGEYYVTILAGKRAISQKVYVKNAKNIIFHHDLNIEDCLIYFHQRATQKYQEIS; encoded by the coding sequence ATGAAAACAATTATCGTAAACGAAAAAAATCTACCGATTGTCCAGCAAAACAGTGAACCGGCAGTAATGGCATTAGGATTTTTTGATGGTGTGCATAAAGGTCATCAGCATGTGATTTTAGCAGCCCGTAAAAAAGCCCAGAAAAAAGGATTGAAATTGGCTGTGATGAGTTTTTTCCCCCATCCGAAAACGGTCTTTTCAAATGAAGAAGTAGACTATTTAATGCCGATGGAGAAAAAAGCCGAGCGCTTTCGGTCATTAGGTGTCGATTTGTTCTATATTGTGGATTTTACGAAATCGTTTGCTGCTCTTCTGCCGAAGGAATTTGTCCAACAGTATTTAATGGGGCTTCAAGTGCAGTATGCTGTAGCAGGTTTTGACTATACGTATGGAGCGAAAGGAGCCGGCTCGATTGCTACAATCCAGTCGGACAGCGACTCGAAAATTATAGTCGATGTTGTAAAGCGTTTTGCCATTTCAGGTGAAAAGGTGAGCTCGACATGCATTCGTGAAAAGCTGAAACGGGGCTATGTCGAGGAAGTAACAGCGTTATTAGGAAAACCGTATAGCGTTCAGTACTCGATGAAATATGGTTTGCACGACTACTATACACTTCCTCAATGCGGAGAATACTATGTCACGATTTTGGCCGGCAAGCGCGCGATTTCGCAAAAAGTTTATGTGAAAAATGCCAAGAATATTATTTTCCACCATGATTTGAATATTGAGGATTGTTTGATTTATTTCCATCAACGCGCAACCCAAAAATACCAAGAAATTAGTTGA
- a CDS encoding isocitrate lyase/PEP mutase family protein → MKKTEMFQQLLAGKDTFILPGAFDAMTARIIEETGFKAIYATGAGISNAQLGWADVGLTTLTEIAQVVSWMSEVTTIPIVVDADTGFGNAINMQRTVKVLEKAGAAALQIEDQVMPKKCGHFNGKEVIPKDEMVGKIKAALDARTDDQLAIIARTDALGVLGFDEAIERANAYKEAGAHAIFVEAPTNYEQLSRITKEVTGIPHIINLVEGGKTPLVSRQEAQNLGFQIMLCANSALRGAIKGATDAMQILMRDESQENIHDVICTWEQRQELFKLKEIQQLEKQYS, encoded by the coding sequence TTGAAAAAAACAGAGATGTTTCAACAGTTATTAGCAGGTAAAGACACATTTATTTTGCCGGGCGCCTTTGATGCAATGACCGCCCGCATTATTGAAGAAACCGGATTTAAGGCCATTTATGCAACAGGGGCCGGTATTTCAAATGCTCAGCTTGGCTGGGCGGATGTAGGACTGACAACTTTAACGGAAATCGCCCAGGTCGTTTCCTGGATGAGTGAAGTGACAACGATTCCGATAGTGGTTGATGCCGATACAGGTTTCGGGAATGCCATCAACATGCAGCGGACGGTAAAGGTGCTGGAAAAAGCGGGTGCGGCTGCATTGCAGATCGAAGACCAGGTTATGCCGAAAAAATGCGGTCATTTCAATGGTAAAGAAGTGATTCCAAAGGATGAAATGGTCGGAAAAATTAAAGCTGCTCTTGATGCGCGTACCGATGATCAGCTAGCAATCATTGCGCGTACAGATGCATTAGGTGTCCTCGGTTTTGATGAAGCGATTGAACGGGCAAACGCTTATAAAGAGGCAGGGGCACACGCGATTTTTGTGGAAGCGCCAACTAATTATGAGCAACTGTCGCGTATTACAAAAGAGGTAACGGGTATTCCGCATATTATCAACCTTGTAGAAGGTGGTAAAACGCCTTTAGTATCACGTCAGGAAGCGCAAAATTTAGGATTCCAGATTATGCTTTGTGCGAATTCGGCTTTACGCGGTGCGATTAAAGGTGCTACGGATGCCATGCAGATTTTAATGCGTGATGAAAGCCAGGAAAATATTCATGATGTCATTTGTACATGGGAACAGCGCCAGGAACTGTTTAAATTAAAAGAAATTCAACAACTGGAAAAACAATATTCTTAA
- a CDS encoding FAD-dependent oxidoreductase, with the protein MSGVDYDLVIVGCGAAGTASALAAAERAKEQNENLTIAILERAPFEQRGGNTRWTAAYMRMENIDKPADGLVEDMVSFSDSFMDRAYAETLRDEAGETLRWVESKGVDFDYLPTMFLTASRPRLLPIGGGRAIIDALTLRARALGVEIIYETTAWDLTLDDEGAVNGIKVRMADGTSMVLKTSAVILGAGGFQGNKEMMAQYIGPDAHKIPPVSEGGLFNKGEAIRMALNIGAAGKGQFDAFHAETVDPRSKREEAGVMLFPYAVLVNKQGKRFTDEGVTTIDEQYEEVARKIFYECEDHIAYMITDQKMYNIPNYEEALQTDIPAIVGETIEDIANQIGVNAENLKHTIDEFNAACPTGEFIYNRVDGLATTGLALNKSNWSIPINEGPFIAYPIICCNVFTNGGLATDLNGRVVTGDDVAIPGLYAVGETSGVYYGKYPGGTSVLRCLVFGRRAGHDAVRYIAEKEKSYQ; encoded by the coding sequence ATGAGTGGAGTGGATTATGATTTAGTCATTGTCGGTTGCGGTGCAGCAGGAACAGCGTCTGCATTGGCTGCAGCTGAACGAGCGAAGGAACAAAATGAAAATTTAACGATTGCCATTTTAGAGCGTGCGCCTTTTGAACAGCGCGGCGGAAATACACGCTGGACGGCTGCTTATATGCGTATGGAAAATATCGATAAGCCGGCAGATGGTCTTGTTGAGGATATGGTCTCTTTTTCGGATTCATTCATGGATCGTGCCTATGCCGAAACATTACGTGATGAAGCAGGAGAAACATTGCGCTGGGTAGAGTCAAAAGGTGTTGATTTTGATTATTTGCCGACGATGTTTTTGACAGCATCGAGACCCCGCCTGTTACCGATTGGCGGAGGGCGCGCGATTATTGATGCACTCACTTTACGCGCACGTGCTCTAGGTGTGGAAATCATTTACGAAACAACAGCATGGGATTTAACGCTCGATGATGAAGGGGCGGTCAATGGCATTAAAGTACGTATGGCTGACGGGACGTCGATGGTACTGAAAACAAGTGCGGTCATTTTAGGTGCAGGCGGTTTCCAGGGAAATAAGGAAATGATGGCGCAGTATATCGGCCCGGATGCACATAAGATTCCCCCGGTATCCGAAGGCGGTCTGTTCAACAAAGGCGAAGCAATCCGTATGGCACTAAATATCGGAGCTGCGGGAAAAGGGCAGTTCGATGCTTTCCATGCCGAAACTGTTGACCCTCGCAGTAAACGTGAAGAAGCGGGCGTTATGTTGTTCCCGTATGCTGTCCTCGTGAATAAGCAGGGAAAACGCTTTACAGATGAAGGTGTTACGACAATTGATGAGCAGTATGAGGAAGTGGCACGTAAAATCTTTTACGAATGCGAAGACCACATCGCCTACATGATTACCGATCAGAAAATGTATAACATCCCGAATTATGAAGAGGCGCTGCAAACCGATATCCCGGCAATTGTCGGAGAAACGATTGAAGATATCGCAAATCAAATCGGTGTGAATGCCGAAAACTTAAAGCACACAATCGATGAATTCAATGCAGCCTGTCCAACAGGTGAATTCATTTATAACCGGGTCGATGGCCTTGCAACAACAGGCTTGGCGCTAAATAAATCGAACTGGTCCATCCCGATCAATGAAGGTCCGTTTATTGCGTATCCGATTATTTGCTGCAACGTATTTACAAATGGCGGATTAGCGACAGATTTAAATGGCCGTGTCGTAACAGGTGATGATGTAGCGATTCCGGGCCTTTATGCTGTAGGCGAAACTTCAGGTGTGTATTACGGCAAATATCCTGGTGGCACATCTGTGCTGCGCTGCTTAGTATTCGGTCGCCGTGCCGGCCATGATGCGGTGCGCTATATTGCGGAAAAGGAAAAGTCTTATCAATAG
- a CDS encoding SDR family NAD(P)-dependent oxidoreductase: MELLGKVALVTGGGRGIGKEAALLLASKGAKVAVCARNEQECAEVQQLIETKYNVPAIGIKCDVSDYAQVQEAVAVVASELGPIDILINNAGAMALKPFTETTPDEWIKIHDINVHGPYYFCYETVPSMIERRTGSIINISSIWGTKGGPNRSAYISSKHAVIGFSKALGEELKPYGIRVNAVCPGPVDTQMTNDLGANLNKDGWLDAIDIANVIVDLVLPKSRAITATSVEAFGFGAPVGLAK; encoded by the coding sequence ATGGAATTACTAGGTAAAGTAGCGCTTGTGACTGGCGGAGGCCGGGGCATCGGCAAAGAGGCTGCCTTATTATTAGCTTCAAAAGGTGCGAAAGTTGCTGTCTGTGCGCGTAATGAACAAGAGTGTGCGGAAGTGCAGCAGCTCATTGAAACAAAATATAATGTCCCGGCAATCGGGATTAAATGCGATGTTTCTGATTATGCACAAGTCCAGGAAGCTGTGGCGGTTGTCGCATCCGAACTTGGACCGATCGATATATTGATCAATAATGCAGGGGCGATGGCATTGAAGCCATTTACGGAAACAACGCCCGATGAATGGATTAAAATACACGACATCAATGTCCATGGACCGTACTACTTCTGCTATGAAACGGTTCCGTCGATGATTGAAAGACGTACAGGGTCGATCATCAATATTTCTTCGATCTGGGGAACGAAAGGCGGTCCAAACCGCAGTGCCTATATTTCTTCCAAACATGCGGTAATCGGTTTTTCAAAAGCATTGGGTGAAGAACTAAAACCATACGGGATACGTGTAAACGCTGTTTGCCCGGGGCCGGTTGATACACAAATGACCAATGATCTCGGAGCAAACTTGAATAAAGACGGCTGGTTGGATGCCATTGATATTGCCAATGTCATCGTCGACCTTGTACTGCCGAAAAGCCGCGCCATTACTGCTACTTCAGTTGAAGCTTTCGGATTTGGTGCACCGGTAGGTTTAGCTAAATAA
- a CDS encoding GlcG/HbpS family heme-binding protein has protein sequence MTELTYSFRQNTVTLDLAKKMLEKAEEKGKELGMKFAISIVDKAGNLKAFSAMDGAPVLALEISQNKAFSAAAYNRATHEWYDRLKDDPPLMEGLVHTNRLVIFGGGYPIQLDGECIGGIGVSGGHYTHDMQVCEAALELLAETVKEA, from the coding sequence ATGACAGAATTAACATATTCATTCCGACAAAACACAGTGACTTTAGATTTAGCAAAGAAGATGCTAGAGAAGGCAGAGGAGAAAGGGAAAGAGCTGGGCATGAAGTTCGCGATTTCAATCGTTGACAAAGCCGGGAATTTAAAAGCATTTTCAGCTATGGATGGTGCACCGGTATTAGCGCTGGAAATCTCACAAAATAAAGCATTCTCAGCGGCTGCGTATAATCGTGCTACACATGAATGGTACGACCGTTTAAAAGATGATCCGCCACTAATGGAAGGTCTTGTACACACAAATCGCCTTGTTATTTTCGGAGGGGGCTATCCGATCCAATTAGATGGTGAATGCATCGGAGGAATCGGTGTAAGCGGCGGTCACTATACACATGATATGCAAGTTTGTGAAGCCGCTCTTGAACTGTTGGCCGAAACAGTTAAGGAGGCGTAG
- a CDS encoding FAD-dependent oxidoreductase — MSRDHLIIVGAGMAGLCAAVEASAAGTKVIVLEKQAEIGGSSLLSGCFMAFAETDFQKRLGIEDTTESLMEDFLAVGHYKNKRKLIEAYGEHQLATYNWLVEQGVQFQTCQAVSGHSNPRGHTIIPSQAIGHLRANAETNGAVIKTNAPVVRLLKDNEQVVGVVYEENGEQIELTTDYGVLLTAGGFSQSEELLAQFAPQLANTVRLGGAGNKGDGIKLAASAGAWLEDFTYLKGTYGFHPTSTNDKKRQAHTFYKGGIIVNELGRRFVNESISYKLLGDAALQQPNCLSYQVWDQTVMDKSVANDALYDFDLLYREGLIESFDTIEQLAEKAGLPVDALKQTISTYNSDVKKGRDTAFGRTSLTHKFGTPMAIETAPFYMMETATAMLATYAGVQVDEQAHVLDPFGEPIKGLFAAGEMVGGFHGAGYMTGSSLGKAAIFGRIAARTAIQANKQEVLK; from the coding sequence ATGAGCCGTGACCACCTTATAATTGTTGGTGCGGGTATGGCAGGACTTTGTGCGGCGGTAGAGGCTTCTGCTGCTGGCACAAAGGTCATTGTTCTGGAAAAACAAGCTGAAATTGGCGGCAGTTCTTTATTAAGCGGCTGTTTTATGGCATTTGCCGAGACGGATTTTCAGAAGAGGCTCGGTATAGAAGATACGACAGAAAGCTTGATGGAAGATTTTCTTGCTGTAGGTCATTATAAAAACAAACGTAAACTCATTGAAGCATATGGCGAACATCAGCTTGCTACATACAACTGGCTTGTCGAACAGGGAGTACAATTCCAGACATGCCAAGCTGTTAGCGGACATTCCAACCCGCGCGGACATACGATCATTCCTAGCCAGGCGATTGGCCACTTACGTGCAAATGCTGAAACAAACGGCGCAGTAATTAAAACGAATGCACCTGTTGTACGATTACTAAAGGACAACGAGCAAGTAGTTGGTGTTGTATACGAAGAGAACGGTGAACAGATCGAACTTACAACGGATTACGGTGTCCTGTTAACAGCGGGCGGTTTTTCCCAAAGTGAAGAGCTGCTGGCACAGTTTGCTCCGCAGCTGGCCAACACTGTTCGTCTCGGTGGTGCCGGTAATAAAGGTGACGGGATTAAACTTGCTGCTTCGGCAGGGGCATGGCTGGAAGACTTTACGTATTTGAAGGGCACATACGGTTTTCATCCAACATCGACAAACGATAAAAAGCGGCAGGCCCATACGTTTTATAAAGGCGGCATTATCGTTAACGAACTAGGAAGGCGCTTCGTGAATGAATCGATTTCATATAAGCTGCTTGGTGATGCAGCATTACAGCAACCGAATTGCCTAAGCTATCAGGTATGGGATCAGACGGTCATGGACAAAAGTGTCGCTAATGATGCACTTTACGATTTTGATTTACTTTACAGAGAAGGTTTAATTGAAAGCTTTGACACAATCGAACAGCTGGCAGAGAAGGCAGGTCTGCCGGTTGACGCATTAAAGCAAACGATTTCCACTTATAATTCGGATGTGAAAAAAGGGCGGGATACAGCATTTGGCCGCACATCGCTCACACATAAATTCGGTACCCCAATGGCAATCGAAACTGCACCGTTTTATATGATGGAAACAGCGACAGCGATGCTTGCTACGTATGCAGGTGTCCAAGTCGATGAACAGGCGCATGTACTCGATCCATTCGGAGAACCGATCAAAGGTTTATTTGCTGCAGGCGAAATGGTGGGAGGTTTCCACGGAGCGGGTTATATGACTGGGAGCTCGTTGGGAAAAGCCGCAATTTTTGGTCGCATAGCTGCAAGAACGGCAATACAAGCAAACAAGCAGGAGGTACTTAAATGA
- a CDS encoding aspartate/glutamate racemase family protein: MKIWHQSLTSIEDIPEYRDAVIQHILKIARPDVDVVLHGMTNDTYPENYPGHYITYNYLQNLHKEQFIRNALIAEKAGYDAVFIGTIPDVGLIEARALVDIPVIGYGQASMHMASMLGTKIGIVNFLAPLADQLRFNAQQYGLAQKLGPIVQADIGFYDIMEGYKNPQPIIDKFIAAAEIAIAQGADVIIPGEGPMNIFLATHHIHHVGNVPIIDSFGTGIKMCESLVDLQKVSGMTMTRVGYYNEKPPTEIVEKLRDYYNLKQTAADMDFGLSVRATASV; this comes from the coding sequence ATGAAAATTTGGCACCAAAGCTTAACATCAATTGAAGATATTCCGGAATATCGCGATGCGGTCATTCAGCATATTTTAAAAATTGCGCGTCCAGATGTAGATGTCGTCCTTCACGGCATGACGAATGATACGTACCCTGAAAATTATCCGGGTCACTATATTACGTACAACTATTTGCAAAACTTGCATAAGGAGCAGTTCATCCGCAATGCATTAATCGCGGAAAAAGCGGGCTATGATGCGGTGTTCATCGGAACGATTCCGGACGTCGGCTTAATCGAGGCGCGTGCACTTGTTGATATTCCGGTTATCGGGTACGGACAGGCTTCGATGCATATGGCGTCAATGCTTGGTACGAAAATCGGAATCGTCAATTTCCTGGCACCGTTAGCCGATCAGCTGCGTTTCAATGCACAGCAATACGGGCTGGCGCAAAAGCTTGGACCGATCGTACAGGCAGACATCGGATTTTACGATATTATGGAAGGCTATAAAAACCCTCAGCCAATCATTGATAAATTCATTGCAGCGGCTGAAATAGCAATTGCGCAAGGCGCGGATGTCATTATACCGGGTGAAGGGCCAATGAATATATTCCTGGCAACTCACCATATCCACCATGTCGGCAATGTCCCGATTATCGATTCTTTTGGCACAGGAATTAAAATGTGCGAATCACTTGTCGATCTGCAGAAGGTAAGTGGAATGACGATGACACGTGTCGGCTATTATAATGAAAAACCGCCAACTGAAATCGTTGAAAAGCTAAGAGACTATTATAATTTGAAACAAACCGCAGCTGATATGGATTTCGGGTTATCCGTTCGCGCTACAGCGTCTGTATAA
- a CDS encoding response regulator transcription factor yields the protein MKILIVERDFEEIAGIEWYLKNYFMRNIEVIGATDGSNIIETFDETRPEVLLIEMELVSPSVEQYLQKQVIPVIGITAEPIFQQAMKAIRLKAIDLFVKPVPLEQLKSALLKIPSNKTAASPSSTIPVETQLYADLYLNKPGNFSLDGKAFFLMECADYEHNLMLYEWLIELPIFHNLLALPLQNRVICIVDIDVFTNLFRQLRIMSLEWEKFSGESLNIAVYDGKETTLMAMYQACKKTLTQRFYKGYSHIFKSSQTLHVTRLDPLLTPEEQQLWITSLENGDLKAIKAFLYTLTKGNTYYHQDDVRIHLTSILAQIRRFMMKYHLQQQAKMEQHYRALFHFILEHPILYAIVQEFILFTQRLIDAKKNLQQQQIADYTELAVEIIERDYNNAELTLQHTADELNISTNYLSNVFSKKRGIPFRKYLQQYRVQQAEKLLIETSLGIGTIAEMVGFTDGNYFTKVFREYYQLTPYRYRLQVRKTAGNSV from the coding sequence TTGAAAATTTTAATTGTTGAGAGGGATTTTGAAGAAATTGCAGGAATTGAATGGTATTTAAAAAATTATTTCATGCGGAATATTGAAGTAATTGGTGCAACAGATGGAAGTAATATAATTGAAACTTTTGATGAAACAAGGCCGGAAGTACTTCTTATTGAGATGGAACTAGTTTCTCCTTCTGTAGAGCAGTATTTACAAAAGCAGGTGATTCCCGTTATCGGTATTACAGCGGAACCTATTTTTCAGCAGGCAATGAAAGCAATCCGCTTAAAGGCAATCGATCTTTTTGTAAAGCCCGTACCGTTGGAGCAGTTAAAATCCGCTTTGCTGAAAATCCCTTCGAATAAGACGGCAGCAAGCCCAAGCAGTACGATTCCAGTGGAAACGCAGTTATATGCGGATTTGTATTTAAATAAGCCCGGAAACTTCTCTTTAGACGGAAAGGCCTTCTTTTTAATGGAGTGTGCAGATTACGAGCATAATTTAATGCTGTATGAATGGCTTATTGAACTGCCTATTTTTCATAATCTTTTAGCCTTGCCTCTGCAAAATCGGGTAATTTGTATTGTGGATATCGATGTTTTTACCAATCTATTCAGACAGCTTCGAATCATGAGCCTGGAATGGGAGAAATTCAGTGGGGAATCGCTGAACATTGCTGTTTATGATGGTAAGGAAACAACATTGATGGCAATGTATCAAGCATGCAAAAAAACGTTGACGCAGCGCTTTTATAAAGGGTATTCCCATATTTTTAAGAGCTCGCAAACCCTTCATGTGACGAGGCTTGATCCGCTTTTAACTCCAGAGGAACAGCAGCTTTGGATTACAAGTCTTGAAAACGGCGATTTAAAAGCGATTAAGGCGTTTCTATATACGCTGACAAAAGGTAATACCTATTACCATCAGGATGATGTGCGCATTCATTTGACGAGTATTTTAGCACAAATCCGCCGTTTTATGATGAAGTATCATCTGCAGCAGCAAGCGAAAATGGAACAGCACTACCGCGCACTGTTCCATTTTATTTTAGAGCATCCGATTTTATATGCGATTGTGCAGGAGTTCATTTTATTTACACAGAGGCTGATCGATGCGAAGAAAAATTTGCAGCAACAGCAGATTGCCGATTATACGGAGCTGGCTGTCGAAATAATCGAGCGCGACTATAATAATGCCGAGCTGACATTACAGCATACGGCGGATGAATTAAATATAAGCACCAATTATTTGAGCAATGTATTTTCAAAAAAACGCGGTATTCCGTTCCGGAAATATTTGCAGCAGTATCGTGTACAGCAAGCCGAAAAGTTATTGATAGAAACGAGTTTGGGCATCGGGACAATTGCGGAAATGGTCGGATTTACGGACGGCAATTACTTCACTAAAGTATTTCGGGAATACTATCAGTTAACCCCTTACCGCTACCGTTTGCAGGTGAGGAAGACAGCCGGGAATTCTGTTTAG